From a region of the Sphingopyxis sp. YR583 genome:
- a CDS encoding mechanosensitive ion channel family protein translates to MTFSILAAATTAAPKAAPTKAAATDPLADLQRYWDLSVAWVNSHWLQIGIAIGAGLLIYFILSMARSFALKHAQSAEGEMTLTHIAGRVIHKTKSSVLAIVAIRMVAAYAQPPAVIMQLIQFVFTVAVVLQVAIWAREIVLGLIQRRAAEGNNETLSNAMGIIRLLISIALFAIAAIVILDNMGVNVTGLIAGLGIGGIAIGLAAQGIFSDLFASLSIIFDRPFRVGETIKYDTSTATVERIGLKSTRLRSLNGELLVISNTNLLSKEITNFAHLHRRRITFQIGVIYQTTPEMLRDLPALLEEQVVAGGHEFIRSSFLTFGPSSLDFELLFDVFSDEFDKVAAARTDVAIRLFEAMAKSGYEFAYPTQTTFTAAPDGTMIMPYPESPKPRASAAKAAKAT, encoded by the coding sequence GTGACTTTCTCCATCCTCGCCGCCGCGACCACCGCCGCCCCGAAAGCTGCGCCCACAAAGGCGGCCGCGACCGACCCGCTAGCCGACCTCCAGCGCTATTGGGACCTCAGCGTCGCGTGGGTGAACAGCCACTGGCTGCAGATCGGCATCGCGATCGGCGCAGGCCTGCTCATCTATTTCATCCTGTCGATGGCCCGCAGCTTCGCGCTCAAGCATGCGCAATCGGCCGAGGGCGAGATGACGCTGACGCACATCGCCGGGCGTGTGATCCACAAGACCAAGTCATCGGTGCTCGCGATCGTCGCGATCCGCATGGTCGCCGCCTATGCGCAACCGCCCGCGGTGATCATGCAACTGATCCAGTTCGTCTTCACCGTCGCGGTCGTGCTGCAGGTCGCGATCTGGGCGCGCGAGATCGTCCTCGGGCTGATCCAGCGCCGCGCCGCGGAAGGGAACAACGAAACGCTCAGCAACGCGATGGGGATCATCCGCCTGCTGATCAGCATCGCCTTGTTCGCGATCGCCGCGATCGTCATCCTCGACAATATGGGGGTCAATGTCACCGGCCTCATCGCGGGCCTCGGCATCGGCGGCATCGCGATCGGCCTCGCCGCACAGGGCATTTTCTCCGACCTCTTCGCCTCGCTGTCGATCATCTTCGACCGCCCGTTCCGCGTCGGCGAGACGATCAAATATGACACGAGCACCGCGACGGTCGAGCGCATCGGGCTTAAGAGCACACGCCTCCGCTCATTGAACGGCGAGTTGCTCGTCATCTCGAACACCAATTTGCTGAGCAAGGAGATCACCAATTTCGCGCATCTCCACCGCCGCCGTATCACCTTCCAGATTGGCGTCATCTATCAAACGACACCCGAAATGCTGCGTGATCTGCCCGCCCTGCTCGAGGAACAGGTTGTTGCCGGGGGCCATGAATTCATTCGCTCGAGCTTCCTGACCTTCGGCCCGTCGAGCCTCGATTTCGAGTTGCTCTTTGACGTTTTCAGCGACGAATTCGACAAGGTAGCTGCGGCGCGCACCGATGTCGCGATCCGGCTGTTCGAGGCGATGGCAAAGTCAGGATATGAATTCGCCTATCCGACGCAAACTACCTTTACCGCGGCGCCCGACGGGACGATGATCATGCCCTATCCCGAGTCTCCAAAGCCCAGGGCATCGGCGGCAAAGGCAGCCAAGGCCACCTGA